A DNA window from Methanobacterium sp. contains the following coding sequences:
- a CDS encoding Ig-like domain-containing protein codes for MLITLSAVNAVSAADSSVIYVNNSGGNDSWDGQYAEWIVDTLSGPKKSIKNATGTVSEGGTVQIANEVYTGTGNTNITISRNMTITGQNKDKTIISGNDTNWIFKVVSNVNVTIQNLTMTNGNATYGGAIYNNGTLTVFDSIFLNNKATALGGAISNYNGTISSLKGCTFTNNSAGFGGAIDNNYCTIGTVIDCNFTGNNAIYGGAISNWEGNITTLSGSMFSNNAASKSGGAVGNYKGIITNWSNCNLTNNTAADEDYGGGAVFNYGTIANLSGCNFIGNNATDSGGAIYNNGTINVHFNIFLNNSATKGSAIYCSDGTVNAEYNWWGSKGNPSGKISGFAVSKWIVLTVNVSSTSINRGKTSTITADLLHDSDGVYHDPADGHVPDGVNVSFKSDYVGHVDSESVSTSNGIATTTFISENLGLATVSAAADSQTVNTQISVGRNDVYVSNAGSDIDGDGSQSNPFKTIKTGILNVFPGGRLHIADGTYTGENNTNMVISSDMTITGQSRDSTIINGTYSAQIFQIQNGVKVTIANLTLANGNATNGGAICNYGNVTVENSNFTGNNATYGGAILNLGNLTVTDSYFSANNATSGGAISNSGTLSIKNTKFNSNTAGNMGGAIYNAGDLTVSDGDFTDNRAISGGAIYNYADSGFSANLNVKNCTFTGNKAVGTASEAFGGAIFNLGALIIDNSAFNSNSAINGASIYNKNNSILNNITFISNTASSSAIYNYYGTMTVNNSNFTRNNAVEDGGAINNYYGTLKVNNSIFTENSVTGGDAIGGFCGGAIINYGTLMISSSIFRDNNAHSSGGAIYNRDGDVTVNNSVFIGNEAMNGAGAIGNGANLNVNSSIFEDNHVSGNPYTYSGLGGAISNGGNLIIHFSQFIRNTASNYHTPFPGNNIYNSGSLNIEYNWWGSNYGPGDSTCTGYPTYNIYSPFTWLVMNITAFPNLINNITTSTITVDLTHDNVGNYYDSDLGHVPDGIPVKFTTTLGNIDNQAFTVDGIAQNTLNGGLINGVADVTTIMDYQALDTFVSIDTIPPTVTTSDPANNTKTNSTNKVITIVFSESIQAGSVYDSISIIGPSGAVSIIKSIKGNVLTITPTSGYINGNYTVNIPVNAVTDLAGNGLETAFTSGFTVDTVQPMVTASPTKGVSNSSITVNLSSESDAIIYYRINNGSWHTFTGAGKVSITSSGTNKLEFYAIDAAGNPSSHTSYSYTIDKTAPVVTATPTGGLSKSISVTLSSESNAKIYYRLNGGSWHTFTGTGKVSITSAGTNKLEFYVVDRAGNPSAHKTYTYTIDKTDPKVAATSPKNGVIGVSRTSTVSIRLSENILKSVNWSKIYIKNLKTGSKCKITAWVSGNHIYIKTNSKRAAYTSYQVYILAAAVKDSAGNNLAATYAFKFKTGKY; via the coding sequence GTGTTAATAACGTTATCTGCTGTTAATGCAGTTTCTGCAGCTGATTCATCGGTTATTTATGTAAACAATTCTGGTGGAAATGATAGTTGGGACGGTCAATACGCAGAATGGATAGTTGATACACTTTCTGGTCCTAAAAAATCCATTAAAAATGCAACAGGAACTGTAAGTGAAGGTGGAACAGTACAAATTGCAAATGAGGTATACACTGGAACAGGAAATACAAATATTACAATCAGCAGGAATATGACCATAACTGGTCAAAACAAAGATAAAACTATTATAAGTGGAAATGATACAAATTGGATATTTAAAGTTGTCAGTAATGTTAATGTTACAATTCAAAATTTAACGATGACTAATGGTAATGCAACTTATGGTGGTGCCATCTATAATAATGGTACTTTAACAGTTTTTGATTCTATTTTCCTAAATAATAAAGCAACTGCTTTGGGTGGTGCTATTTCTAATTATAATGGTACTATTAGTAGTTTAAAAGGCTGTACTTTCACGAATAACAGCGCAGGGTTCGGCGGAGCTATTGACAATAATTACTGTACTATTGGTACTGTGATTGATTGTAATTTCACAGGCAACAATGCAATTTATGGGGGTGCTATCAGCAATTGGGAAGGTAACATTACTACTTTAAGTGGAAGCATGTTCTCAAATAATGCCGCAAGTAAAAGTGGCGGTGCGGTTGGTAATTATAAAGGTATTATCACCAATTGGAGTAATTGTAATCTCACAAATAACACCGCAGCAGATGAGGACTATGGTGGTGGTGCTGTCTTCAATTATGGCACAATTGCTAATTTGAGTGGCTGTAACTTTATAGGCAACAATGCAACTGATAGCGGCGGTGCTATCTACAATAATGGTACTATTAATGTGCATTTTAACATATTTTTAAATAACAGTGCAACCAAGGGTAGTGCCATTTACTGCAGTGATGGTACTGTGAATGCGGAGTATAATTGGTGGGGTTCAAAGGGTAACCCATCTGGAAAAATTAGCGGGTTTGCTGTTTCTAAATGGATAGTTTTAACAGTAAATGTAAGTTCAACTAGTATTAATAGAGGTAAGACATCAACTATAACTGCAGACTTATTGCATGACTCAGATGGAGTTTATCATGATCCTGCAGATGGACATGTTCCTGATGGAGTTAATGTATCTTTTAAAAGTGATTATGTAGGTCATGTTGACTCTGAAAGTGTCTCTACAAGCAATGGCATAGCAACTACAACATTTATATCTGAAAATCTGGGTTTAGCAACAGTTTCGGCGGCGGCTGACTCACAAACAGTGAATACTCAAATCAGCGTGGGAAGAAATGATGTTTACGTTTCAAATGCTGGTAGTGATATTGATGGCGACGGCAGCCAATCCAATCCATTTAAAACCATTAAAACAGGTATTCTCAATGTTTTCCCTGGTGGAAGATTGCATATTGCAGATGGGACTTACACTGGAGAAAACAACACTAATATGGTCATTAGTAGTGATATGACCATAACTGGCCAAAGTAGAGATAGTACCATTATCAATGGAACTTATTCAGCACAAATATTCCAGATTCAAAATGGCGTGAAGGTTACAATTGCGAATTTGACACTTGCAAATGGAAATGCAACTAATGGTGGTGCTATTTGCAATTATGGTAACGTAACTGTGGAGAATAGTAATTTCACAGGTAATAATGCAACTTATGGCGGTGCAATTTTAAACTTGGGGAATTTAACTGTAACTGACAGTTATTTCAGTGCCAATAATGCTACTTCTGGTGGTGCAATTTCCAATAGTGGAACTTTGAGTATAAAAAATACTAAATTCAACAGTAACACCGCAGGTAATATGGGCGGTGCTATTTATAATGCAGGTGATTTAACAGTTAGTGATGGTGATTTCACGGATAACAGAGCAATTTCTGGAGGTGCAATTTATAATTACGCTGATTCAGGTTTTAGTGCTAATTTAAATGTGAAAAATTGTACTTTTACAGGTAACAAAGCAGTTGGTACCGCAAGTGAAGCATTTGGCGGTGCTATATTTAATTTAGGGGCTCTGATTATTGACAACAGTGCTTTTAATAGTAACAGTGCAATTAATGGTGCATCTATTTACAATAAAAATAATTCAATTTTAAATAACATCACTTTTATAAGTAATACAGCAAGTAGTAGTGCTATTTACAATTATTATGGAACTATGACTGTAAATAACAGTAATTTCACAAGAAATAACGCAGTGGAAGATGGTGGTGCCATTAACAATTATTATGGTACTTTAAAAGTGAATAACAGTATATTTACAGAAAATAGTGTTACTGGTGGTGATGCTATAGGTGGTTTTTGTGGTGGAGCTATCATTAATTATGGTACATTAATGATTTCAAGCAGCATATTCAGGGATAATAATGCCCATTCTAGTGGTGGAGCTATTTACAATCGTGATGGTGATGTGACTGTAAATAATAGTGTATTTATTGGTAATGAAGCTATGAATGGGGCTGGAGCTATTGGTAATGGAGCTAATTTAAACGTGAACAGTAGTATTTTTGAAGATAACCATGTATCGGGTAATCCTTATACTTATAGTGGTCTTGGTGGTGCTATTTCCAATGGGGGGAATTTAATTATTCATTTCAGCCAATTTATTAGAAATACTGCAAGTAACTATCACACTCCATTTCCAGGTAATAATATTTACAATTCTGGCAGTTTGAATATAGAATATAATTGGTGGGGATCTAATTATGGTCCTGGAGACAGTACATGTACTGGATATCCAACCTATAACATATACAGCCCATTTACTTGGTTAGTAATGAATATTACAGCTTTTCCAAACTTAATCAATAATATCACCACTTCTACAATTACTGTGGATTTAACTCATGACAATGTTGGAAATTACTATGATTCAGATTTAGGGCATGTCCCTGATGGAATTCCGGTGAAGTTTACTACAACTTTGGGAAATATAGACAATCAAGCATTTACCGTTGATGGAATTGCGCAAAATACTTTGAATGGAGGTTTAATAAATGGTGTAGCTGATGTAACAACTATAATGGACTATCAAGCATTAGATACATTTGTTAGTATAGATACAATTCCTCCAACTGTAACAACCAGTGATCCAGCGAATAATACTAAAACAAACTCCACAAACAAAGTAATTACCATTGTTTTCAGTGAATCAATACAAGCAGGTAGTGTTTATGATAGTATTTCTATTATTGGACCTTCAGGAGCTGTTTCAATAATTAAAAGTATCAAAGGAAATGTTTTAACCATAACTCCAACTTCTGGTTACATTAATGGAAATTATACTGTTAATATTCCTGTAAATGCAGTAACCGATTTGGCTGGCAACGGCTTAGAAACGGCTTTCACTTCAGGTTTTACTGTAGATACAGTACAGCCAATGGTAACTGCAAGTCCAACTAAAGGCGTGTCAAATAGCAGCATTACTGTAAATCTTTCAAGTGAATCTGACGCAATAATTTACTATAGAATAAACAACGGGTCATGGCATACTTTTACAGGCGCTGGAAAAGTATCGATAACCAGTTCAGGAACTAATAAACTTGAATTCTATGCGATAGATGCTGCAGGTAATCCATCTTCACATACAAGTTACAGTTACACAATTGATAAAACTGCTCCGGTGGTTACTGCAACTCCGACTGGTGGTTTATCTAAAAGTATTAGTGTGACTCTTTCAAGTGAATCAAACGCGAAAATTTACTATAGACTAAATGGTGGGTCATGGCATACTTTTACAGGTACTGGAAAAGTATCGATAACCAGTGCGGGGACTAATAAACTTGAATTTTATGTTGTTGATAGAGCAGGTAATCCTTCTGCCCATAAAACTTACACTTATACAATTGATAAAACAGATCCTAAAGTGGCTGCCACTTCTCCTAAAAACGGAGTTATTGGAGTTTCAAGAACATCTACAGTTTCAATTCGGCTCAGTGAAAACATTTTAAAGAGTGTTAATTGGTCTAAAATTTACATTAAAAACTTAAAAACAGGTTCTAAATGTAAAATAACAGCATGGGTCAGTGGAAATCATATTTACATTAAAACTAACAGTAAAAGAGCAGCATACACTTCGTATCAGGTTTACATTCTCGCGGCAGCGGTAAAAGACAGTGCAGGCAATAATTTAGCAGCAACCTATGCATTTAAGTTCAAAACAGGAAAATATTAA